A genomic stretch from Halogranum gelatinilyticum includes:
- a CDS encoding nuclear transport factor 2 family protein, protein MATTTTDNVATVSALYDAFNRGDIDTVLAGMDPDVTWIEPRGDPLSGGRYRSPAAVVSQVFAPLKAAYRRFEVRPGRFVDGGETVVVEGMFVGTTAAGTTFEIPFAHVCDLHDGLVLQFTNHTDTAEFLRVLSR, encoded by the coding sequence ATGGCAACGACGACGACGGACAACGTCGCGACCGTCTCGGCGCTGTACGACGCCTTCAACCGCGGCGACATCGACACGGTTCTGGCCGGGATGGATCCGGACGTGACCTGGATCGAACCGCGTGGCGACCCCCTCTCCGGGGGACGGTACCGCAGCCCGGCCGCAGTCGTCTCACAGGTGTTCGCCCCGCTCAAGGCCGCCTACCGACGGTTTGAGGTCCGCCCCGGCCGGTTCGTCGACGGCGGCGAGACGGTCGTCGTCGAGGGGATGTTCGTCGGAACGACGGCCGCGGGGACGACGTTCGAGATCCCGTTCGCGCACGTCTGTGACCTGCACGACGGTCTCGTCCTCCAGTTCACCAACCACACGGATACGGCCGAGTTTCTCCGCGTCCTCTCGCGATAG
- the lysS gene encoding lysine--tRNA ligase, translating into MSADESSQESGTDSPQSAGGDKAQSTGAQTVDPDEGGDGHHAFWADEVADEIEARDPDEPIVIKGGVSPSGIPHLGHFNEILRGFFVAEVLRERGHEVRQVFTSDDKDALRKVPRQLADSDWNIVGLGEVDAGALGRNLGKPYTDIPDPFGDHDSYGAHFTDLLHQSAEMLDVPVEMLSNTELYREGTFDDVVEYVLEHQDEAREILAEYQDKIDEDYVPFQAQCSECGVLTTNITGVDVENESVDYVCEGLEAGGQQIDGCGHEGTATFREGKLPWRFEWPGQWQVLGVDFEPFGKDHAEGSWPSGKDIAENFLHIQPPVPMTYEWFTLNGEALSSSSGNVVTVHEVLELLEPEVLRYFFVRNPKKAKDFDISRLDQLVDEFDRFERIYFDEVEDDDLKRLADRAYPFTVDDVREERVRLPYTFAAVLGMTDDEDLREQMARNEGHITDDTPEWAIEEAMKRVEKARTWAERLDNEYNYRLQVELPETDFDSEVAAALDELADFVDEGHTGEEIQGEIYETAKRNDVATGDFFQAGYRLFFDATQGPRLGTFLGELDSEFVVKRLRREE; encoded by the coding sequence ATGAGCGCGGACGAGTCCTCCCAAGAGAGCGGGACCGACAGCCCGCAGTCGGCCGGTGGCGACAAGGCCCAGTCGACCGGCGCGCAGACCGTCGACCCCGACGAGGGCGGCGACGGCCACCACGCCTTCTGGGCCGACGAAGTGGCGGACGAAATCGAGGCACGCGACCCCGACGAACCCATCGTCATCAAGGGCGGCGTCTCACCCTCGGGCATCCCTCATCTCGGCCACTTCAACGAGATTCTGCGCGGCTTCTTCGTCGCGGAAGTCCTCCGCGAGCGCGGCCACGAGGTCCGGCAGGTCTTCACCAGCGACGACAAGGACGCCCTTCGGAAGGTCCCCCGACAGCTCGCGGACTCCGACTGGAACATCGTCGGTCTCGGCGAGGTCGACGCGGGCGCGCTCGGCCGCAACCTCGGCAAGCCCTACACCGACATTCCGGACCCCTTCGGCGACCACGACTCCTACGGCGCGCACTTTACCGATCTCTTGCACCAGAGTGCCGAGATGCTCGACGTACCCGTCGAGATGCTCTCGAACACGGAACTCTACCGTGAGGGGACGTTCGACGACGTGGTCGAATACGTCCTCGAACACCAGGACGAGGCCCGCGAGATTCTCGCCGAGTACCAGGACAAGATCGACGAGGACTACGTCCCGTTCCAGGCGCAGTGTTCGGAGTGCGGCGTCCTGACGACGAACATCACGGGCGTCGACGTCGAGAACGAGTCCGTCGACTACGTCTGTGAAGGCCTCGAAGCCGGCGGCCAGCAGATCGACGGCTGTGGCCACGAGGGGACCGCGACGTTCCGCGAGGGCAAGCTGCCGTGGCGCTTCGAGTGGCCCGGCCAGTGGCAGGTCCTCGGCGTCGACTTCGAGCCGTTCGGCAAGGACCACGCCGAAGGCTCGTGGCCCTCGGGCAAGGATATCGCCGAGAACTTCCTGCACATCCAGCCACCCGTGCCGATGACGTACGAGTGGTTCACGCTCAACGGCGAGGCACTCTCTTCTTCCTCCGGTAACGTCGTGACCGTCCACGAGGTACTGGAACTCCTCGAACCCGAGGTGCTGCGGTACTTCTTCGTCCGCAACCCGAAGAAGGCGAAGGACTTCGACATCTCCCGACTCGATCAACTGGTCGACGAGTTCGACCGCTTCGAGCGTATCTACTTCGACGAAGTGGAAGACGACGACCTGAAGCGACTCGCCGACCGCGCGTATCCCTTCACCGTCGACGACGTACGCGAGGAGCGCGTCCGACTCCCCTACACCTTCGCGGCCGTCCTCGGCATGACCGACGACGAGGACCTCCGCGAGCAGATGGCGCGCAACGAGGGCCACATCACCGACGACACGCCCGAGTGGGCCATCGAGGAGGCGATGAAGCGCGTCGAGAAGGCCCGCACGTGGGCCGAACGCCTCGACAACGAGTACAACTACCGCCTGCAGGTCGAACTGCCCGAGACAGACTTCGACAGCGAGGTAGCCGCCGCGCTCGACGAACTGGCTGACTTCGTCGACGAGGGCCACACGGGCGAGGAGATTCAGGGCGAAATCTACGAGACGGCGAAGCGAAACGACGTCGCGACGGGCGACTTCTTCCAGGCCGGCTACCGGCTGTTCTTCGACGCGACGCAGGGACCGCGCCTCGGGACGTTCCTCGGCGAACTCGACTCCGAGTTCGTCGTGAAGCGACTCCGTCGCGAAGAGTAA
- the pyrH gene encoding UMP kinase has translation MRVVVSIGGSVLAPELDPERVEGHAAVVESLAREGCELGVVVGGGGVAREYIGAARELGANEVQLDQIGIDVTRINARLLIAALDSGVDPKVAKNYEAAGDSIRRGDVSVMGGVMPGQTTDAVAAALAEYVNADLLVYATSANGVYDSDPKTNPEAVKFDEMTPSELVDIVAPMSRDAGSSAPVDLLATKLIERAGMRTIVLDGNDPERVEQAVLRGEHNGTDVIPEGTGTEPSYWAQR, from the coding sequence ATGAGAGTCGTGGTTTCTATCGGCGGTAGTGTGCTCGCGCCGGAACTCGACCCCGAGCGCGTGGAGGGACACGCAGCGGTCGTCGAGTCGCTGGCCCGCGAGGGCTGTGAACTCGGCGTCGTCGTCGGCGGCGGCGGGGTCGCCCGCGAGTATATCGGTGCCGCTCGCGAACTCGGGGCGAACGAGGTCCAGCTCGACCAGATCGGCATCGACGTGACGCGCATCAACGCGCGGCTGCTCATCGCCGCGCTCGACTCGGGCGTCGACCCGAAGGTCGCAAAGAACTACGAGGCGGCGGGCGACTCCATCCGCCGCGGCGACGTGAGCGTGATGGGCGGCGTCATGCCTGGCCAGACGACCGACGCCGTCGCCGCCGCACTCGCCGAGTACGTCAACGCCGACCTGCTCGTCTACGCGACGAGCGCGAACGGCGTCTACGACTCGGACCCGAAGACGAACCCCGAGGCAGTCAAATTCGACGAGATGACGCCCTCGGAACTCGTCGACATCGTCGCCCCGATGAGCCGGGACGCGGGTTCCTCCGCGCCGGTCGACCTGCTGGCGACGAAGCTCATCGAACGCGCCGGAATGCGCACCATCGTCCTCGACGGCAACGACCCCGAACGCGTCGAACAGGCCGTCCTCCGCGGCGAGCACAACGGGACGGACGTCATCCCCGAAGGGACCGGCACGGAACCGAGCTACTGGGCACAGCGATGA